From the Calderihabitans maritimus genome, one window contains:
- the hpt gene encoding hypoxanthine phosphoribosyltransferase, giving the protein MERDVQEILLDRVQIAAKVKELGKKISEDYRGKDLLVVGILKGAIMFMADLVREIDIPITVDFMAVSSYGQSTESSGAVRILKDLEVSVEGKNVLIVEDIVDTGLTLRYLLENLKSRHPASVRVCTLLDKPSRRQVEVSPDYNGFEIPDKFVVGYGLDYAEQYRHLPYIAVLKPEAYGREE; this is encoded by the coding sequence TTGGAGAGGGATGTACAAGAAATTCTGTTGGATCGGGTGCAGATTGCAGCCAAAGTGAAAGAATTGGGCAAGAAGATTTCGGAAGATTACAGGGGAAAAGATTTGTTGGTAGTGGGTATTCTGAAAGGAGCCATTATGTTTATGGCCGACCTGGTTAGGGAAATCGATATACCCATAACCGTTGATTTTATGGCCGTGTCCAGTTACGGGCAATCTACGGAATCGTCGGGAGCAGTGCGGATTTTGAAAGATCTGGAGGTTAGCGTAGAAGGAAAGAACGTGCTGATTGTGGAGGATATCGTGGATACGGGACTTACCCTGCGTTACCTTTTGGAAAACCTTAAGTCCCGTCATCCGGCCAGTGTAAGAGTATGCACGCTGCTGGATAAACCCAGCCGCCGCCAGGTGGAAGTATCTCCGGATTACAACGGGTTTGAGATACCGGATAAGTTCGTGGTCGGATATGGTTTGGACTATGCGGAGCAGTACCGTCACCTTCCGTACATAGCAGTTCTAAAACCGGAAGCCTATGGGAGAGAGGAGTGA
- the purE gene encoding 5-(carboxyamino)imidazole ribonucleotide mutase, translating into MGRLQVGIIVGSDSDLPVIKEAAELLEEFGVGYEIIIASAHRVPHKVAEYAQKAEERGLEVIIAGAGGAAHLPGVVAAWTVLPVIGVPIKTGSLGGVDSLYSIVQMPKGVPVATVAINGAKNAGILAVEILGVKYPELREKIHAFKRNMAMAVEAKANRLEKIGLENYLEEMK; encoded by the coding sequence ATGGGCCGGCTTCAGGTAGGCATTATTGTGGGCAGCGATTCCGACCTGCCGGTAATAAAAGAAGCGGCAGAACTACTGGAAGAGTTTGGTGTAGGATACGAAATAATAATTGCTTCCGCCCACAGGGTACCGCATAAAGTAGCGGAATATGCCCAGAAAGCTGAAGAACGGGGGCTGGAGGTGATTATCGCCGGTGCCGGAGGAGCGGCCCACCTACCCGGAGTGGTGGCTGCGTGGACTGTTTTACCTGTTATCGGCGTACCTATAAAAACCGGTTCCCTGGGGGGAGTAGATTCTCTGTACTCTATTGTGCAAATGCCTAAGGGTGTTCCGGTAGCTACTGTAGCCATAAACGGGGCTAAGAATGCGGGAATTCTGGCGGTAGAGATACTCGGCGTGAAATATCCGGAACTACGGGAAAAAATTCATGCTTTCAAAAGGAATATGGCCATGGCTGTAGAAGCTAAAGCAAATAGACTGGAAAAAATAGGCCTGGAGAATTATTTAGAGGAGATGAAGTAA
- a CDS encoding NCS2 family permease, with translation MLEKVFKLSENQTTLRTEVLAGITTFMTMAYIIFVNPAILSDAGMPFGAVLVATCVSAAFATLLMGLLANYPFALAPGMGLNAYFTYSVVLGAGLSWQAALAAVFISGLIFLLLTLTRAREAIVNAIPMSLKLAVSAGIGLFIALIGFKNAGFIVPNENTLVALGDFSDPKVLLAAIGFVVTGLLVVKRVKGALLLGIIITTLIGIPMGITNIENFRLVSMPPSVAETFGAFRLGFKEVLDYGIIPIIFAFTFVDLFDTIGTLVGVSSKAGMLDERGHLPRASRALLADSLGTVVGSVMGTSTVTTYIESASGVAEGGRTGLTAVITALLFLVALFFSPLVGIIPGQATAPILIIVGIFMMEPVMKIDFTNYLEAIPAFLAIVMMPFTFSIAEGIVFGVLAYTILRFLAGRWQEVSLTMWVLTVLFVIRFFVG, from the coding sequence ATGCTGGAAAAAGTTTTTAAACTCTCAGAAAACCAGACAACCTTACGTACCGAAGTATTGGCCGGGATTACCACTTTTATGACCATGGCCTACATTATTTTCGTGAACCCGGCCATCTTGAGCGATGCCGGTATGCCTTTCGGGGCGGTGCTAGTGGCTACCTGCGTTTCAGCTGCCTTTGCCACTCTGCTAATGGGATTGCTGGCTAACTATCCTTTCGCCCTGGCACCGGGAATGGGTTTAAATGCTTACTTTACTTACAGTGTAGTGTTGGGAGCCGGACTGAGCTGGCAGGCTGCCCTGGCCGCAGTTTTTATTTCCGGTCTGATTTTTTTACTTCTCACTCTGACCAGGGCCCGGGAGGCCATTGTCAACGCCATTCCTATGTCTTTGAAGCTGGCAGTCAGCGCCGGTATTGGATTGTTTATCGCCCTCATAGGATTTAAAAACGCCGGCTTTATAGTTCCTAATGAAAATACCCTGGTGGCTTTAGGGGATTTTTCGGATCCTAAAGTTCTCCTGGCGGCGATTGGATTTGTAGTAACCGGTCTATTGGTGGTTAAAAGGGTTAAGGGTGCTCTGCTGTTGGGAATTATAATTACTACTCTGATCGGGATTCCTATGGGGATTACTAATATAGAAAACTTCCGGTTGGTGAGTATGCCTCCCAGTGTCGCAGAGACCTTTGGAGCTTTCCGGCTCGGATTTAAAGAAGTGTTGGACTACGGTATCATCCCTATCATTTTTGCCTTTACTTTTGTGGACCTGTTTGACACCATTGGTACTTTGGTTGGAGTTTCCAGCAAGGCGGGAATGCTGGACGAAAGAGGACACTTACCCAGGGCCAGCCGGGCCCTGCTGGCCGATTCGCTGGGCACGGTTGTGGGGTCGGTTATGGGTACCAGTACGGTTACCACCTACATCGAAAGCGCTTCCGGGGTGGCCGAAGGAGGCCGGACCGGGCTGACGGCAGTAATTACCGCCCTCCTGTTTCTGGTAGCCCTCTTTTTCTCACCGCTGGTAGGAATTATACCCGGACAGGCTACCGCGCCCATTTTGATCATTGTTGGTATTTTCATGATGGAACCGGTTATGAAAATTGACTTTACCAATTATTTAGAAGCCATTCCTGCCTTTTTGGCCATTGTTATGATGCCTTTTACCTTCAGTATTGCTGAGGGTATTGTATTTGGTGTTCTGGCTTACACTATCCTTAGATTTCTTGCCGGTCGCTGGCAGGAAGTCAGTTTAACCATGTGGGTACTTACCGTTCTATTTGTAATACGCTTTTTTGTTGGCTAA
- a CDS encoding AAA family ATPase, producing the protein MDIRALSSRIVDNISQVLVGKEEAAKLCLTAILAGGHILLEGGPGVGKTVLAKALARSMGCTYRRIQFTPDLMPSEITGVSIYNQKTGDFEYKPGPVMTQVLLADEINRATPKTQAGLLQAMEEGEISVDGITHSLPRPFVVLATQNPLSYEGVFPLPEGQLDRFALQVNLGYPGFEEEMAMLERLQGNHPLNKLEPVSSPQEILEAQQLLEKVYVHPSLGQYIVTLVQQVRQHPSVLAASPRGTLFLFKCARARAAQEGRNYVTPDDVKELFLSVLGHRLILREGFHQEGGEILREIMEQVPVPVEVNP; encoded by the coding sequence ATGGATATCAGAGCGCTGAGCTCAAGGATTGTCGATAATATATCTCAAGTACTGGTTGGCAAAGAGGAGGCTGCAAAACTTTGTTTGACGGCTATCTTGGCCGGTGGGCATATCCTGTTAGAAGGTGGGCCGGGAGTCGGCAAGACGGTGCTGGCTAAAGCTCTGGCCCGTTCTATGGGTTGTACCTACCGGAGAATCCAATTCACTCCCGACTTGATGCCTTCAGAAATAACGGGGGTCAGTATTTATAATCAAAAAACTGGCGATTTCGAGTATAAACCAGGGCCGGTTATGACCCAGGTGCTGCTGGCCGACGAGATTAACAGGGCCACGCCGAAAACCCAGGCAGGGCTTCTGCAGGCCATGGAAGAAGGAGAAATATCGGTAGACGGAATAACCCATTCCCTGCCGCGGCCTTTTGTGGTACTGGCTACTCAAAATCCTTTAAGTTACGAGGGAGTTTTTCCTCTACCGGAGGGCCAACTGGACAGGTTTGCCCTGCAGGTCAACCTAGGTTATCCGGGTTTTGAAGAAGAAATGGCTATGCTGGAAAGACTGCAGGGAAACCACCCGTTAAACAAACTGGAGCCAGTTTCCTCGCCTCAAGAAATCCTGGAGGCCCAGCAGCTTTTGGAAAAAGTTTATGTCCACCCGTCTCTGGGGCAGTACATAGTAACCCTGGTTCAACAAGTGCGCCAGCACCCTTCAGTTCTGGCAGCCAGCCCGCGGGGAACGCTGTTTCTTTTCAAGTGCGCACGGGCCCGCGCGGCTCAAGAGGGACGGAACTATGTCACTCCTGACGATGTGAAAGAGCTGTTTCTATCCGTTTTAGGTCACCGGCTAATATTGCGGGAAGGTTTTCATCAAGAGGGAGGCGAAATCTTGCGGGAAATAATGGAGCAGGTTCCGGTTCCGGTGGAGGTTAACCCGTGA
- the guaA gene encoding glutamine-hydrolyzing GMP synthase, with product MTAPKNQELVVVLDFGGQYNQLIARRIREANVFCEMLPYNTPLEEILAKKPKGIIFSGGPCSVYGTEAPRCDHRLFDAGIPILGICYGMQLMAHQLGGKVDRAAAHEYGKAELMVLKENALFKGLPSPMQVWMSHGDYITSPPPGFEILARTGHTPVAAMADPKRKLYGVQFHPEVRHTPLGQEMLKNFLFEVCGCSGGWTMTSFIEKQVEVIRREVGDKRVLCALSGGVDSSVAAVLVHRAIGDQLVCVFVNHGLLRQGEAEQVQRTFSERFNMNLIYVDAEERFLNRLRGVTDPERKRKIIGEEFIRVFEEEARKLGEIEYLVQGTLYSDVIESGTQTAALIKSHHNVGGLPEDMELKLIEPLRLLFKDEVRQLGTELGLPDEIVWRQPFPGPGLAVRILGEVTREKLEIVRKADAIVREEIKKAGLYRDIWQSFAVLPSMKSVGVMGDGRTYAYPIVVRAVTSDDAMTADWARLPYETLERISNRIVNEVPGVNRVVYDITSKPPATIEWE from the coding sequence ATGACGGCGCCAAAAAATCAAGAACTAGTGGTGGTTTTGGACTTCGGGGGACAGTACAATCAGTTGATTGCCAGGCGTATCAGAGAAGCCAACGTATTTTGCGAGATGTTGCCTTATAACACGCCGTTGGAAGAGATTCTGGCCAAAAAACCAAAAGGAATTATTTTCTCCGGTGGCCCCTGTAGTGTTTACGGTACTGAAGCCCCCCGTTGCGACCACCGCCTGTTTGATGCCGGCATTCCCATCCTGGGCATATGTTATGGAATGCAATTGATGGCCCACCAGTTGGGAGGAAAGGTAGATAGAGCAGCAGCTCACGAGTATGGCAAGGCGGAATTAATGGTGCTGAAAGAAAATGCTTTGTTCAAAGGATTACCTTCCCCCATGCAGGTATGGATGAGCCACGGGGATTATATTACCAGCCCGCCTCCCGGGTTTGAAATTTTGGCCCGGACCGGCCACACTCCGGTTGCAGCTATGGCCGACCCAAAACGAAAACTTTACGGGGTACAGTTCCATCCAGAAGTACGACATACTCCGTTGGGCCAGGAGATGTTAAAGAATTTTCTTTTTGAGGTATGCGGCTGTTCGGGCGGGTGGACAATGACCTCCTTTATAGAAAAACAGGTGGAGGTAATTCGCCGCGAGGTGGGAGATAAAAGGGTACTGTGTGCCCTCAGCGGTGGAGTAGATTCTTCCGTAGCGGCCGTCCTGGTACACCGGGCGATCGGAGATCAGTTGGTTTGTGTTTTTGTAAATCATGGACTTTTGCGCCAGGGAGAGGCGGAACAGGTACAACGGACATTTAGCGAAAGGTTCAATATGAATTTGATATATGTGGATGCGGAAGAACGGTTTCTTAACCGGCTGCGGGGAGTAACGGATCCGGAAAGAAAGAGAAAAATTATCGGAGAGGAATTTATCCGGGTTTTTGAAGAAGAAGCGCGCAAGCTGGGTGAGATTGAATATTTAGTACAGGGTACTCTTTATTCCGATGTTATTGAGAGCGGTACCCAGACGGCAGCCCTGATCAAAAGTCATCACAACGTGGGAGGGCTGCCGGAAGATATGGAGTTAAAGCTGATAGAGCCGCTGAGGTTACTTTTTAAGGATGAAGTTCGCCAGTTGGGAACGGAGCTGGGTCTTCCGGATGAAATAGTATGGAGGCAGCCTTTCCCCGGACCCGGATTGGCGGTACGCATCCTGGGAGAGGTCACCCGCGAGAAATTGGAAATTGTGCGTAAGGCCGATGCCATTGTCCGGGAGGAAATTAAGAAAGCCGGTTTGTACCGGGATATCTGGCAGTCTTTTGCGGTACTGCCATCCATGAAGAGTGTGGGTGTGATGGGGGACGGCCGAACCTATGCCTATCCCATAGTGGTCCGGGCGGTTACCAGCGACGATGCCATGACTGCCGACTGGGCCCGCTTGCCCTACGAAACTTTGGAACGAATTTCTAACCGTATCGTCAACGAAGTACCTGGCGTAAACCGGGTGGTTTACGATATTACTTCCAAACCTCCGGCGACTATTGAGTGGGAGTAA
- the purB gene encoding adenylosuccinate lyase, translating into MIERYTLPAIGKIWEPEYRFQKMLEVEIAACEAMAELGMIPEQALREIKEKAGFDLKRIEEIEAVTRHDVIAFLTAVAERVGEASKYIHMGLTSSDVLDTALSLQMREAADLILEKLDELRQVLVEKAKEHKFTLMMGRTHGVHAEPVTFGLKMALWVTETERNIERMRRAREDIRVGKISGAVGTFANVDPRVEEYVCRKLNLVPARVSTQVIQRDRHAYYMTTLAVIASSLDKFATEIRNLQRTEILEAEEGFAKGQKGSSAMPHKRNPITAERVAGLARVVRGNAMAALENVALWHERDITHSSVERVIIPDSTILVYYMLTKFIEIMRGLIVYPENMERNIEKTLGLIFSQRVLLALVDKGVLRETAYEWVQRNALHAWKTKIPFKELVLKDKDIMSRLTEEEIEQLFDYQYHLRHVDYIFRRAGID; encoded by the coding sequence ATGATAGAGCGTTACACTCTTCCGGCTATAGGGAAAATATGGGAGCCGGAATACCGCTTTCAAAAGATGCTGGAGGTAGAAATTGCCGCCTGTGAAGCTATGGCAGAGCTAGGGATGATTCCCGAGCAGGCCCTTCGTGAGATCAAGGAAAAAGCCGGGTTTGATTTAAAACGCATTGAGGAAATCGAGGCGGTTACCCGCCATGATGTTATCGCTTTTCTGACCGCCGTGGCAGAAAGGGTGGGAGAGGCCTCTAAGTATATCCATATGGGCTTAACTTCTTCCGACGTGCTGGATACCGCCCTTTCTTTACAGATGCGGGAGGCTGCCGACCTTATCCTGGAAAAGCTTGACGAACTGCGTCAGGTTCTGGTGGAAAAAGCGAAAGAACACAAATTTACCTTGATGATGGGGCGTACCCACGGCGTCCATGCGGAACCTGTTACCTTCGGTTTGAAGATGGCCCTCTGGGTTACAGAAACGGAGCGGAATATTGAGCGCATGCGGCGGGCACGGGAAGACATCAGAGTAGGTAAGATATCGGGAGCGGTAGGGACTTTTGCCAATGTTGACCCGCGGGTGGAAGAGTACGTATGCCGCAAGCTTAATTTGGTACCGGCCCGCGTTTCCACGCAGGTTATTCAAAGAGATCGCCATGCTTACTACATGACTACACTGGCGGTAATTGCCAGTTCTCTGGATAAATTTGCTACTGAGATACGGAACCTGCAGCGAACTGAAATCCTGGAGGCAGAAGAGGGATTTGCCAAGGGACAGAAGGGCTCTTCGGCCATGCCCCACAAGCGCAATCCCATAACTGCGGAAAGAGTGGCGGGACTGGCGCGGGTAGTTCGGGGCAATGCCATGGCAGCCTTGGAAAACGTAGCGCTGTGGCATGAGCGGGATATCACTCATTCTTCTGTAGAACGGGTTATCATTCCCGACAGCACTATCCTGGTCTATTATATGTTGACTAAGTTCATTGAAATTATGCGCGGTCTCATTGTTTATCCAGAGAATATGGAACGGAACATAGAAAAGACGCTGGGGTTGATCTTTTCCCAGCGGGTGTTGCTGGCCCTGGTAGATAAAGGAGTTCTACGGGAAACTGCTTATGAATGGGTGCAGCGCAATGCTCTACATGCGTGGAAGACGAAAATCCCCTTTAAGGAGCTGGTACTAAAAGATAAAGATATTATGAGCAGACTCACTGAAGAGGAAATAGAGCAACTTTTCGACTACCAATATCACCTGCGACATGTTGATTACATTTTCCGGCGGGCCGGAATCGACTAG
- a CDS encoding DUF58 domain-containing protein, producing MVKSFLPLLVVFIFYVISWIMVGRFPLFLVLVGFGLDILLRLWVTVVVRHLQVSCRFYPGRSNVGERVLLAVTVTNPTFLPAPLVGVNVSLPDSLEACEEGSDFVLSLGPKRKTVREIELSCRRRGAVRIPLLQVKVSDPFYLFSGQKELVNIAEITIYPRIASCCNWPVQEGSGFSRREVQAANICLRPYQPGDSWQRIHWKASARTGQWFSKALEEGEEKKLFIILDLQGKNFSSSYEIEQLVSAAATVAYHASRKGWAVGLKTSALPSRLLLPAQGNLERILELLAIVEPELREHPGDSLRLSGVIQGSQVLIFTPDLARWQDKLAEYRRRVAAVQVVNDPTRILGGRNYAAL from the coding sequence ATGGTAAAAAGTTTCCTGCCCTTATTGGTTGTCTTTATATTTTACGTCATATCCTGGATTATGGTGGGGAGGTTTCCCCTTTTTTTAGTTCTGGTGGGCTTCGGTCTGGATATTTTGCTCCGGTTGTGGGTGACGGTGGTGGTCCGGCATTTGCAGGTTTCCTGTCGTTTTTATCCTGGACGGAGCAACGTAGGGGAACGAGTCCTGCTGGCAGTTACCGTAACCAATCCAACTTTCCTGCCGGCTCCCTTGGTCGGCGTTAACGTTTCCCTGCCCGATTCTTTAGAAGCCTGTGAAGAGGGTTCGGATTTTGTTCTGTCTCTAGGACCGAAGAGAAAAACCGTTCGGGAGATAGAGCTCAGTTGTCGCCGGCGGGGTGCCGTCCGTATTCCTTTACTGCAGGTGAAGGTGAGCGATCCTTTTTACCTTTTTTCCGGACAGAAGGAACTAGTGAATATAGCGGAGATAACAATATACCCCCGGATTGCCAGTTGCTGTAATTGGCCGGTCCAGGAGGGAAGTGGCTTTAGCCGGCGAGAAGTTCAGGCGGCAAACATCTGCCTGAGACCTTACCAGCCGGGAGATAGCTGGCAGCGCATACACTGGAAAGCAAGCGCCAGGACCGGTCAGTGGTTTTCTAAAGCTCTGGAGGAGGGCGAAGAAAAGAAACTATTTATTATTTTAGACCTGCAGGGAAAGAATTTTTCTTCTTCCTACGAAATAGAACAGTTGGTATCAGCGGCTGCTACGGTAGCTTATCATGCGAGCCGGAAAGGCTGGGCGGTAGGTTTAAAAACTTCAGCTCTCCCTTCGCGCCTTCTACTGCCGGCCCAGGGAAATCTGGAACGGATTTTGGAATTGCTGGCCATAGTTGAACCGGAACTCCGGGAACACCCCGGGGATTCTTTACGCTTATCAGGTGTGATCCAGGGAAGCCAGGTGCTTATTTTTACGCCTGATTTAGCCCGCTGGCAGGACAAGCTGGCGGAATACCGGCGGCGGGTGGCCGCGGTACAGGTGGTAAATGACCCTACCCGGATTTTAGGAGGCAGAAACTATGCGGCGTTATGA
- a CDS encoding transglutaminase TgpA family protein, whose product MRRYERYIFDLTTFLLLYGMGRTFIAATFRVLHWDELAGATYFIFLISIIVSWIKLRAYFFLPQLPAAVVAVLTQVYWLYYRTGGNSFAWWQQYYQDLSGFMQKVVSQDLSAFDSAPGASLIFLMVWLTGYLISYYVLEKRRPQPLFYGGMIILGLETVFFEISLVYSIYFVVTSLLLCSVVLWREYMPVKGITWLSLAAVPLSLVIMTSLAGSLWAAGALGEENTGTIFVLVQNTSSREIDFPWEDSRLGGPVNFGDRPVMRVRSSRASYWRGEVKDFYTGSGWLSTREQEGLAPDLFPKGERLVQQIRWEGRPQQVLFAAFVPSEVKFARPYHIDEARVLHATLRPGDSYEVISYLPQVEPEKLRESGENYPPEVEQKYLQLPPGIPERVIELARQITAGLDNPYDRVQAIVAYLKNNFGYSTRVPAPPEGEDFVDHFLFELKRGYCVHFASALAVLSRAVGIPARWVKGFTPGVLYQGEYRVTTANAHTWVEIYFAGIGWIPFEPTPGYTLFAGNKDASLFSWTEVKERGKKSLGVLLAGYLIIALGRVFRYRWRQLKRKRAKVIPEKKGKVSPRGKVFQMYQELLRLLAQKGYSRRSSQTPWEYAREVTGYLEGGGLEEIGRLTDAFVFARYSDEEVSEEQAAGAEKMLACLKQKIK is encoded by the coding sequence ATGCGGCGTTATGAGAGGTATATCTTTGACCTGACGACCTTTTTGCTTCTTTATGGTATGGGAAGGACCTTCATAGCTGCTACCTTCCGGGTATTACATTGGGATGAACTTGCAGGAGCTACCTATTTTATCTTTTTAATTAGTATTATAGTTTCCTGGATTAAATTAAGAGCTTACTTTTTTCTTCCTCAGTTACCGGCAGCGGTAGTAGCCGTGTTAACCCAGGTATACTGGTTGTATTACCGTACCGGCGGCAATTCCTTTGCCTGGTGGCAGCAGTATTACCAGGATTTATCCGGATTTATGCAAAAAGTGGTTTCTCAAGATTTGTCTGCCTTTGATTCCGCGCCGGGGGCTTCCCTGATATTCTTAATGGTATGGCTGACCGGTTATTTAATTAGCTATTACGTCCTGGAGAAAAGAAGACCCCAGCCGCTGTTTTACGGGGGTATGATCATTCTCGGGTTAGAAACGGTATTCTTTGAGATATCCCTGGTGTACAGCATTTATTTTGTCGTAACCAGTTTACTGCTGTGCAGTGTCGTTTTATGGAGAGAATATATGCCGGTCAAGGGAATCACTTGGCTGTCACTGGCCGCTGTTCCTTTAAGTTTAGTGATAATGACTTCTCTGGCCGGCTCTTTATGGGCTGCCGGGGCCTTGGGGGAAGAAAATACCGGAACCATATTTGTCCTCGTTCAGAATACCAGCTCTCGGGAGATTGATTTTCCCTGGGAGGACTCCCGGTTGGGCGGACCGGTGAATTTTGGAGACCGCCCTGTTATGCGGGTGAGGAGTTCCCGGGCTTCCTACTGGAGGGGAGAAGTTAAAGATTTTTACACCGGTTCCGGTTGGCTTTCTACACGGGAACAGGAAGGGCTGGCACCCGACCTTTTTCCCAAAGGAGAAAGATTGGTACAGCAAATCAGGTGGGAGGGAAGACCCCAACAAGTTCTTTTTGCCGCTTTCGTACCCTCGGAGGTTAAATTTGCCCGGCCATATCACATAGATGAAGCCCGCGTTTTACATGCCACTCTTCGTCCTGGGGACAGCTATGAAGTAATTTCTTACCTGCCGCAGGTTGAGCCGGAAAAATTACGGGAGAGCGGGGAAAACTACCCTCCGGAAGTTGAACAGAAATACCTACAACTGCCACCGGGAATCCCAGAGCGAGTTATCGAACTGGCCCGGCAGATAACGGCCGGTTTAGATAATCCTTATGACCGGGTGCAGGCGATTGTAGCCTATTTGAAGAATAATTTTGGTTATTCAACCCGGGTTCCGGCTCCACCTGAAGGAGAAGACTTCGTAGACCACTTTCTATTTGAACTGAAGAGGGGTTACTGCGTACATTTTGCTTCTGCCCTGGCAGTCCTTAGCCGGGCGGTGGGAATCCCTGCGCGCTGGGTCAAGGGATTTACTCCCGGGGTTTTGTACCAAGGTGAATACCGGGTCACCACCGCTAATGCCCATACCTGGGTGGAAATTTATTTTGCCGGAATTGGCTGGATTCCCTTTGAGCCTACTCCGGGATATACATTGTTTGCCGGAAACAAGGACGCTTCACTGTTTTCCTGGACGGAAGTTAAGGAAAGAGGCAAAAAGAGTTTAGGTGTTCTGCTGGCCGGATACCTCATTATCGCATTGGGGAGGGTTTTCCGGTACCGGTGGCGGCAATTGAAGAGAAAAAGGGCAAAAGTTATTCCGGAGAAAAAAGGGAAGGTATCTCCCAGGGGAAAAGTCTTTCAAATGTACCAGGAGTTATTGCGCTTGTTGGCTCAAAAAGGGTATAGCCGCCGGTCGTCTCAGACACCTTGGGAATATGCTCGTGAAGTAACAGGTTACCTAGAAGGCGGCGGTTTGGAAGAGATTGGCCGGTTGACTGATGCTTTTGTCTTTGCCCGCTATAGCGACGAAGAAGTGAGCGAAGAGCAGGCGGCAGGAGCAGAGAAAATGTTAGCCTGCCTTAAACAAAAGATCAAATAG
- a CDS encoding D-alanine--D-alanine ligase family protein: protein MSHNILFVFNRVPTSEKKGIWSECVSSKTVSAISMALREGGNQVFPLNARNFEQMDKFLGHIPPIDLAFVIAEGLLDSPETLYNGTGCALIRTFLESRGIPSTHSPADKMEVCRNKALTYEILNQHGIPVPPNSRITFSTPLQPQIAMVEQLIDYPLFIKPVAGGNSLGIDENSVVRNRRQLERRIATLAEELNYTEIIVEKYLEGQEYTVGILGNISKTVLPPIAFSLDTGIRTSHAKRKGLKAGEDLELITCHDLRFFRLAELARRTFEAIGAADVLRLDIKANHDGQLYVIDVNGTPSLSTSASLFLMARETGLTFIELINLIVYEAMIRHGLTPGPKLEDIIVKCLGKLNAYRQEVA, encoded by the coding sequence ATGAGCCATAATATTTTGTTCGTCTTCAACCGAGTACCAACTTCCGAGAAAAAAGGTATATGGAGCGAATGTGTTTCCAGCAAAACTGTTTCTGCTATTTCCATGGCCCTGCGGGAAGGAGGTAATCAGGTATTTCCGTTAAACGCGCGCAACTTTGAGCAGATGGACAAGTTTCTTGGTCATATTCCGCCGATTGACCTGGCTTTCGTTATCGCAGAAGGTCTTCTCGACAGTCCGGAAACATTGTATAACGGCACGGGATGCGCGCTGATACGCACTTTTTTGGAATCCCGGGGTATTCCTTCTACCCACTCTCCGGCTGATAAAATGGAAGTATGTCGAAATAAGGCTTTAACTTATGAAATTCTGAACCAGCATGGGATACCGGTTCCTCCTAACAGCAGGATAACTTTCAGTACCCCTCTCCAGCCACAAATAGCTATGGTGGAACAACTCATAGACTATCCGTTATTTATAAAACCGGTCGCCGGTGGAAACAGTTTGGGGATCGATGAAAATTCCGTAGTCAGAAATCGCAGGCAATTGGAACGCCGTATTGCCACCCTGGCGGAGGAGTTAAACTATACGGAAATAATAGTGGAGAAGTACCTGGAGGGACAGGAATATACCGTTGGTATTCTGGGGAATATTTCCAAAACCGTATTACCGCCCATTGCTTTCTCATTAGATACGGGAATTAGAACATCTCATGCCAAGAGAAAAGGATTGAAGGCAGGCGAAGACCTGGAACTAATCACCTGTCACGATCTTCGCTTCTTTCGATTGGCAGAACTGGCCCGTAGAACTTTTGAGGCAATTGGGGCTGCCGATGTGTTGCGGCTGGACATTAAGGCAAATCACGACGGTCAACTTTACGTAATCGATGTTAACGGGACTCCCTCTTTGAGCACCAGTGCTTCCCTTTTTTTGATGGCCAGGGAAACTGGCCTAACTTTCATAGAACTTATTAATCTTATTGTTTACGAAGCTATGATTCGGCATGGTTTGACTCCCGGACCAAAACTGGAGGATATAATCGTCAAATGCTTAGGGAAGCTCAATGCTTATCGCCAGGAAGTTGCATAA